The nucleotide window TGAAACTGGCGGACCACCTCACGGGCGACCAATGCTTGTCGCCGATGGTCCTTGCTGGAGTTGTCGTGCGAGCAATCGATCATGATGGGGCGTGCGATGCCTTCGCCGGCCACCGCAGCCTCGGCCTTTCCCACATGCTCGGCGTCATAGTTCGTTTTCCCGCCGCCTCCCCGAAGCACGATATGCCGGTCGGGGTTGCCCAAGGTCTTGATGATGGAGGTCTGCCCGTCGGCGTTGATCCCGACGAAGTGATGGGGCGTCCGGGCCGAGATCATCGCGTTGACCGCCACCTGCAGACTGCCCTCCGTGCCGTTCTTGAAGCCGACCGGCATGGAGACTCCGCTGGCCATTTCCCGATGGGTCTGGCTCTCCGTCGTCCTCGCACCGACGGCGGTCCAGCTGATGAGATCGGCGATGTATTGCGGGCTGATCGGATCAAGCAGCTCCGTCGCGCAGGGGAGACCTCGTCGGTTGATCTCAAGCAGGATCGTTCGGGCCAATTCCATCCCGGTGGCGATGTCGCACGTGCCGTCCAGATGGGGATCGTTGATGAGCCCTTTCCATCCGACGGTGGTCCTGGGCTTTTCGAAGTAGGTGCGCATGACGATGAGCAGCCGGTCGCGCAAGGCATCCGCCGTCACGTTAAGCCGGTCGGCATACTCATAGGCGGCATCCGGATCATGGATCGAGCAAGGACCGACGATCACGACAAGACGGTCACGATCGGTGCCATGAAGGATTCGGCGGATCGCCTCTCTGGTTTCGACCACGAGGGCTGCCGCCTGATCGCTGATGGGCAGCTTGGTCTTGATGGCGCGAGGGGAAGGCAACGCCTTGATTTCTATGACGTGCTGGTTATCGAGCGGTCGGTTCATGGCGTGGTGGCAGGTTCGGCCAAAAGGTTAGTAGGGTGGTGCAGCATAACGAAATGTTGAGGAAATGTCCACTGGTCAGTCCATAAGTGATTGAAGTCTTAGCCGTAATACTCAACAAGCCACTCTAATTTGACAGACTTCCGATCATTGTGCTACAGACTGCGCCCTCCATGGGCCTTATTTCCTCGCAAGAGCCACGAAACGGACTGCTGCACAGTGGGCTATCGGTTTGGCTTGTGCTGTTGCTGCTCACGATGGCCCCGTTTGCCGTCGCTCAGGATGTTCACCACGAGCTGGCAGCGGCGGACGACGATGGGCATGAGCATTCGGATGCCGACCTCTGCCAATGGGTGCAACACCATACCTCGGGTTCACTCGATTTCAGCGAGCCGGTTTTCACCGTTTGGGAACTCGTCGGCCATTGCGAGGTCCCGGCTCAGTCGGCTCTTCTCTCCGTTGAGTTTTCCTCCGTCGGTCCTTCTCGGGCGCCTCCTCACGTCTGATTGCCGGTCATCGCGGGGGACGCTGGTTCGGCTCGTCGGGCCGGCCGCTGCTCCCGATTCGATTGCATTCATCGGCGTCGGAGGAAGTGGCGATGCGTCGCCTTGCACCCGTTCATACCTGTCTGCACGTCTGTCTGGCGGTCTCTCTATCGAGCGTCGTCGCAGGATCCTTTTCCACGGCGTCTCTACATGCGGAGGAGACGCCGCCCATGCGGGTCATCACCGGGGCGGTCCAAAATCAGGATTTGCGTCGGGTGGATCAGGCGATCGTGCAGGTTCGCGATCAAGAAGGGAACGTCGTGACGCAGGGCGTCACGAATCAGGCCGGCGAGTTTTCCCTGACGGTGGCTGAGGACGGCTTCTTTTCGATCAGCGCAGTGCAGGATACGTACAAGAGCGAGTATGTGGTGGTGAAGGTCGGAACCGAGCAACCCGCTTCGGTGACGCTTACCCTGTCGATGACGCAGGAAATCGCGCTAGAGATCGTGTCTCCGTTGCCGGCCATCCAGTCCAAGGCGTCCAGTACCACCTACCAATTGAGCCGGAAAGAGGTGGAGCTGCTGCCTCGCGGCAACAACAACGAGGTTCACGACGTGCTGATGACGATTCCCGGCGTCGCCTATGGAGCGTTGAAGCAAACGCACATCCGTCAGGACCATGCGAACCAGCAGTTCCGCATCGACGGCATTCCCATCCCCGACACGGTCACGGGGGCGTTCGCGGATATCGTACCCCCGCGTGCGTGGGAACGATCGGACATCATCCTGGGCGGCATGGAAGCGCAATATGGGAACAAGACCGCCCTCATTCTCGACATCACCAGCAAGAGCGGAACCAAACCGGGATTCGGATCCGTTCAAGTATTCGGCGGCTCCAACGAAACAGTGAACCCATCATTCGAATACGGAGGGACTATCGGCGAGAAAGCCAGGTTTTATGTCCTCAACAGCTATCTTACGACCAACCGGGGCATCGAGCCTCCGACATTGGGGCGGCCGAGCTACCACAATCAGAGCGAAAAGAATAACACCTATCTCCGCGGGGATTATCAGCACGATAATCGGAATAACTTCAGCTGGATTTTCCTCGGCTCCGTGGCGAAATACCAGATTCCGACGATACCGGGTCTCGAGGCCAACGGCGACGTGCTGGCGCTGCTGCCGGCCGGATTTGTCCCGGCGGCGTCGCAGTCCGTCAATCAGTTTCAGAAGGAGAATAATCAATACAGTCAGTTGGTATGGCGGCATGACGTGAACGCGAGCAATTTCTTCGGGCTGGGATTTTATTTCCGACGCGGTGTGGCGGACTTCCAGACCGATGCGTTGAACGCACTGGCCTATGCGGACGACGTCGATACGGCACAGACGGCCAGCCAGAAGCGCACGGCCTATTCTGGCGGCCTGCGCTTGGATCATACGTGGGTTCCCAATAGCCAGCATCTGGTGAAAGGTGGGATCCAGATCGACTACAGCCGGGCGGACAATTCGTCGCAGCTGTTCGCCTTCGAGACGAGCGGCGGCGCGCCGGTCGGGCCGGTCGTCTCCCGAGAAGCCTCTAACACCAACATTCAAACGAGGCAGGAGTTCTGGCTCCAGGATCAGTGGAGTCCGAATGAGCACTGGACGCTGAACTTGGGCCTGCGAGGTGATGCGATTCAGGGATTCTATAACGAAGGCCAGGCCAGCCCGCGTATCGGCGTCACGTACAAACACAATCCATCGAACGTGTTTCACGCCTACTACGGGCGGCTCTTCACGCCGCCGAACATTGAACAGGTCGCATTTGTGAATCTCAACACGCAAAACACCACGGCGGCACCGGACGATCCGACGGGGTTTCGCCCCCGATCGGAGCGCGCGCACTATTTTGAAGTGGGGAGTTATCACGCCCTCAACGACTATGCCACGCTGGAGGTGGCGGGGTACTACAAGCTCTCCCGATATCTGTCGGACGCAGGACAATTCGGCTCAACCCCCTTAATGAACTTTTTCGCGTTCGAGCAGGGATGGCAGGCCGGGATCGACGGGGCCTTGAAAGTGCAGGTCGGGGAGAACCTGACGGGGCGCGGGAACGTCTCCTATGGGCAGTGTAAAGGCTATGGATTGCAGTCGGGGCAGTTTCTGCTCGATCAGGCGGAGATCGACGACATCAACTCGGCAGGCGGCGTCTTCTGCGACCACTCCCAGTTCGTGACCAGCAACGCCGTGCTGAGCTATAGGCTGTGGGAACGGACGACGATCTCGGGACAGATGTTGTACGGCTACGGCCTGAGGACGTCCGAAGTGGGCGCGAAGACGAATTCCTCGCATGAGCCGTCGTACACCGTCTATAATGCATCGATCACCCACGTGGTTCCCTTGCCCTGGGAGAACCAAAAGATATTGCTGGGCTTCGATCTGATCAATCTGTTCAACGAGCAATATTTCTACAACTCGGGAGAAGGCAGCATCGGCCTC belongs to Nitrospira sp. and includes:
- a CDS encoding 3-deoxy-7-phosphoheptulonate synthase, encoding MNRPLDNQHVIEIKALPSPRAIKTKLPISDQAAALVVETREAIRRILHGTDRDRLVVIVGPCSIHDPDAAYEYADRLNVTADALRDRLLIVMRTYFEKPRTTVGWKGLINDPHLDGTCDIATGMELARTILLEINRRGLPCATELLDPISPQYIADLISWTAVGARTTESQTHREMASGVSMPVGFKNGTEGSLQVAVNAMISARTPHHFVGINADGQTSIIKTLGNPDRHIVLRGGGGKTNYDAEHVGKAEAAVAGEGIARPIMIDCSHDNSSKDHRRQALVAREVVRQFQDGRSSIMGLMLESNLFPGKQTWQEGKALTHGVSITDACLGWEETEQLLAELADAIVARPA
- a CDS encoding TonB-dependent receptor; this encodes MRRLAPVHTCLHVCLAVSLSSVVAGSFSTASLHAEETPPMRVITGAVQNQDLRRVDQAIVQVRDQEGNVVTQGVTNQAGEFSLTVAEDGFFSISAVQDTYKSEYVVVKVGTEQPASVTLTLSMTQEIALEIVSPLPAIQSKASSTTYQLSRKEVELLPRGNNNEVHDVLMTIPGVAYGALKQTHIRQDHANQQFRIDGIPIPDTVTGAFADIVPPRAWERSDIILGGMEAQYGNKTALILDITSKSGTKPGFGSVQVFGGSNETVNPSFEYGGTIGEKARFYVLNSYLTTNRGIEPPTLGRPSYHNQSEKNNTYLRGDYQHDNRNNFSWIFLGSVAKYQIPTIPGLEANGDVLALLPAGFVPAASQSVNQFQKENNQYSQLVWRHDVNASNFFGLGFYFRRGVADFQTDALNALAYADDVDTAQTASQKRTAYSGGLRLDHTWVPNSQHLVKGGIQIDYSRADNSSQLFAFETSGGAPVGPVVSREASNTNIQTRQEFWLQDQWSPNEHWTLNLGLRGDAIQGFYNEGQASPRIGVTYKHNPSNVFHAYYGRLFTPPNIEQVAFVNLNTQNTTAAPDDPTGFRPRSERAHYFEVGSYHALNDYATLEVAGYYKLSRYLSDAGQFGSTPLMNFFAFEQGWQAGIDGALKVQVGENLTGRGNVSYGQCKGYGLQSGQFLLDQAEIDDINSAGGVFCDHSQFVTSNAVLSYRLWERTTISGQMLYGYGLRTSEVGAKTNSSHEPSYTVYNASITHVVPLPWENQKILLGFDLINLFNEQYFYNSGEGSIGLGIAHAGMPRSFFFRAQWFF